Proteins from a single region of Pungitius pungitius chromosome 4, fPunPun2.1, whole genome shotgun sequence:
- the blzf1 gene encoding golgin-45 — MTAAVRGPAGVPIRGAGDGMETAKPPTAILEVNTDTPPLLTGPPAVSLLKVASPKRSPKSTQPAPPAAPQPLGVLYLGKVSREACTEVEAVRILIPRSAISRHTRAGPAEGKGEAGQQGQGSPPLPLVEDWRGQMEKLQNSERRLLQDKEGLSNQLRVQTEVNRELKKLLVASVGDDLQYHFERLSREKNHLILENEALGRSLAHTAEQLERMSIQCDVWRSKFLASRVMAEELTSARAALQRQTREAQGAIQDLLLEREEFSSDMVLTHRSLEQLLVSLQWGRQQTYYPSAQPLSTGELAAANHKLADAINAHLLGNTSSSISVVKSSTATPELLCSTPAEKMAEKVLKILDPISCSENQEDPPLTDSTPSSFLSNKSIGRFHPYTRYENITFNCCERCSGDILVL, encoded by the exons ATGACCGCTGCTGTGAGAG GCCCCGCGGGTGTGCCTATCCGAGGAGCTGGCGATGGCATGGAAACCGCAAAACCGCCCACCGCCATTCTGGAGGTAAATACAGATACGCCGCCGCTGCTGACGGGTCCACCCGCGGTTTCCCTCCTGAAGGTGGCGAGCCCTAAACGCAGCCCCAAATCCACCCAGCCCGCTCCCCCTGCAGCCCCCCAGCCCCTCGGGGTGCTCTACCTGGGCAAGGTGAGTCGAGAGGCCTGCACAGAGGTGGAGGCTGTGAGGATCCTCATCCCCCGCTCTGCTATTAGCCGGCACACCCGTGCAGGACCCGCTGAGGGCAAAGGGGAGGCTGGGCAGCAGGGCCAGGGCTCTCCCCCGCTGCCTCTGGTGGAGGACTGGAGAGGACagatggagaagctgcagaactCTGAACGCCGGCTGTTGCAGGACAAGGAAGGCCTTTCCAATCAGCTCCGTGTGCAGACCGAG GTAAACCGTGAGCTAAAGAAACTGCTGGTGGCATCGGTGGGTGACGACCTTCAGTACCACTTTGAGCGACTGTCACGGGAGAAGAACCACCTGATCCTGGAGAATGAGGCCCTAGGCCGGAGTCTGGCCCACACGGCAGAGCAGCTGGAGCGAATGAGTATCCAGTGTGACGTTTGGAGGAGCAAGTTCCTGGCGAGCAG AGTGATGGCAGAGGAGTTGACGAGTGCCAGAGCTGCTCTGCAGAGGCAGACCAGAGAGGCACAAGGCGCAATTCAAGACCTGCTGTTGGAGAGAGAAGAGTTCTCCAGCGACATGGTGCTCACTCACAG ATCTCTGGAGCAGCTCCTCGTTTCTCTGCAGTGGGGCAGACAGCAGACGTACTACCCCAGTGCACAGCCCCTGAGCACAGGAGAGCtggcagcagccaatcacaagcTAGCCGACGCCATCAACGCCCATCTGTTGGGAAACACCAGCAGTAGCATCAGCGTGGTGAAGAGCAGCACTGCCACACCTGAGCTGCTCTGCAGCACTCCGGCTGAGAAGATGGCTGAAAAG GTGCTGAAGATTTTAGATCCAATTTCCTGTTCGGAAAACCAAGAAGACCCTCCGCTCACTGACTCCACCCCCTCGAGCTTTCTGAGCAATAAGAGCATCGGCAGGTTTCACCCATACACCCGCTACGAGAACATTACTTTTAACTGCTGCGAGCGCTGCTCAGGGGACATCCTGGTGCTGTAG
- the ercc5 gene encoding DNA excision repair protein ERCC-5: MGVHGLWRLLESTGKPINPETLEGKILAVDISIWLNQAVKGVRDRDGNSVQNAHLLTLFHRICKLLFFRIRPIFVFDGDAPLLKRQTLAVRRQRKEELNRESKETNEKLLKTFLKRQAIKAALGDHSKEPLPSLSTVRRDEVDDMYVLPALPASEEVEKSSSEEEEELEEADDGYQMYQGDLHGDPNSVDINSEEFTALPPEMKHEILKDMKEFAKRRRTMYHKPPERSGEFSNYQLAGLLQRNHLNQRLRGVEKEMSQQSAGSAPQLGQRNGDEQGQSVESQRLVSEDCSHYILIKGSKKKEAAPESRLAPAAWSGSCMAGGSRRAPDRPEPLWRPPCETKAEVAGPSSEEPKASVSQATRRDASPPSPRTLEAIRAAMNDSSEEETADRAEEDGSVSPRTRLAIQRALAEEEDAQRGTLIFSSSAKVPAESPHAVLQVVVSSSEEEGEPDGGKSLPRGNSDFTGSLAVQSLHVEEGLFAGSSEDETEAAIVPRNDAATQKPGDGEMRSDKKKQSTEDVSLERWGRTEEPLVTKANCAAAFSQNTLSTRLSAQPRGSPLGAEPPVPLTQSSVEVVEATEERKGADGKPEGDEESESEESFIEVSDEEFKEEGAEGSFVMAGKKGSPGEVLKDETKPEDKPEAGLEKAPGSPAADSSEEEEKENKEEEEEDTERQTELKEGSQPESTSTHAMNEWEDIDVEELEALESSLQVEQSNLRELKQQQERMANTVTGQMHLESQELLRLFGVPFVVAPMEAEAQCAALDRADHTNGTITDDSDVWLFGGRHVYRNFFSQDKYVEHYQYSDLQSQLGLDRTKLINLAYLLGSDYTEGVPGVGYVTGMEILNEFPGSGLEPLTQFSEWWAEVQEKKRLVADPRDTKVKKKLRDLKLYPGFPNPAVAQAYLQPAVDQSDNFFSWGRPQPNMIKEFCLNRFGWSSRRTEETLMPVIKQLSSQQTQLRIDSFFRMEQREKQAICSERLRRAVTCLKRKERKDGEEDGEGGSGEESPRPSTTKRGKGPRKGEEQGSVAGGGFLGSQAMVESPPPSAKEASSTSGEYRSAKAVPRSARAAPRPAGGRGSSSSEDSDGGGDVAMVTARSVFEGSRRGRGAKKSSRGGGSKRGKARGKKL, from the exons ATGGGAGTGCACGGACTGTGGAGGCTGCTGGAGAGCACGGGGAAACCCATCAACCCCGAGACTCTGGAAGGAAAGATCCTGGCCGTCG ATATCAGCATATGGCTGAACCAGGCCGTGAAGGGGGTGAGGGACCGTGATGGCAACAGCGTCCAAAACGCCCACCTCCTCACTCTCTTCCACCGCATCTGCAAGCTGCTCTTCTTCCGCATCAGGCCGATCTTTGTGTTTGACGGGGACGCGCCGCTGCTGAAGAGACAGACTCTG GCTGTGAGGaggcagaggaaagaggagttGAACCGGGAGTCCAAAGAGACTAATGAGAAACTCCTGAAGACATTCCTGAAGAGACAGGCTATCAAAGCTGCACTTGGAGACCACAg TAAGGAGCCTCTACCCAGCCTCTCCACTGTGAGGAGAGATGAGGTCGACGACATGTATGTTCTACCAGCCCTGCCAGCTTCAGAGGAGGTTGAAAAAAGCAG ttcagaggaggaggaggagttggaggaGGCGGATGACGGCTATCAGATGTATCAG GGAGACTTGCACGGAGACCCCAACTCAGTGGACATCAACTCCGAGGAGTTCACCGCCCTCCCTCCTGAAATGAAACATGAGATACTCAAAGACATGAAAGAGTTTGCCAAAAGACGCCGTACCATGTACCACAAACCCCCAGAG CGTTCAGGAGAGTTTTCAAACTACCAGTTGGCCGGCCTGCTGCAGAGGAACCATCTGAATCAGCGTCTGCGAGGTGTGGAGAAAGAGATGAGCCAGCAGAGCGCCGGCAGCGCTCCGCAGCTCGGCCAACGCAACGGCGATGAGCAGGGTCAAAGCGTCGAGTCCCAGCGGCTGGTTTCAGAGGACTGCTCCCACTACATCCTTATTAAAG GCTCCAAAAAGAAAGAGGCGGCGCCTGAGAGCCGACTGGCACCCGCGGCTTGGTCTGGCAGCTGCATGGCAGGCGGCTCCAGACGAGCACCGGACCGGCCCGAGCCCCTGTGGCGCCCCCCTTGTGAGACAAAGGCAGAAGTGGCGGGTCCATCGTCAGAGGAACCGAAAGCCTCCGTGTCACAAGCGACCCGGCGAGACGCATCGCCGCCCTCGCCTCGCACACTTGAGGCGATCCGGGCTGCGATGAACGACAgctcggaggaggagacggcggACCGGGCCGAGGAGGATGGTAGCGTGTCCCCACGTACCCGGCTGGCAATCCAGCGAGCTCTAGCCGAGGAGGAAGACGCGCAACGCGGGACTCTGATCTTCAGCTCCTCTGCTAAAGTGCCGGCCGAGAGTCCCCACGCGGTGCTGCAAGTTGTAGTCAGCAGCTCcgaggaagagggggaaccCGATGGTGGGAAATCCCTGCCTCGTGGAAACTCTGACTTCACGGGGAGCCTCGCGGTCCAAAGTTTACACGTGGAAGAGGGTTTGTTCGCCGGCAGCTCCGAGGATGAGACGGAGGCCGCGATCGTGCCGAGAAATGACGCGGCGACGCAGAAGCCTGGCGACGGAGAAATGAGGTCCGATAAGAAAAAACAGTCGACAGAGGATGTAAGCCTGGAAAGGTGGGGGCGTacggaggagccgctggtcacAAAGGCAAACTGTGCTGCTGCTTTCAGTCAGAACACGTTGTCCACCAGGCTCTCTGCTCAGCCACGTGGGAGCCCTCTCGGTGCGGAGCCCCCTGTGCCGCTGACGCAGAGCAGCGTCGAGGTGGTTGAGGccacggaggagaggaaaggagccGATGGGAAGCCGGAGGGCGATGAGGAGAGCGAGTCAGAAG aGAGCTTCATCGAGGTGTCAGACGAAGAATTTAAAGAGGAGGGTGCAGAGGGTTCATTTGTAATGGCTGGAAAGAAAGGATCTCCAGGTGAGGTCCTCAAAGATGAGACCAAGCCAGAAGATAAACCAGAGGCAGGTTTGGAAAAGGCTCCCGGTAGTCCAGCTGCTGATtcttcggaggaggaggagaaggagaataaggaagaagaagaagaagacacagagagacagaccgaGTTAAAGGAAGGATCACAGCCAGAATCCACCTCAACTCACGCAATGAATGAATGGGAAGACATTGACGTG gaggagctggaggctctggagagctctctgcaggtggagcagagcAACCTGAGGGAgctgaaacagcagcaggagaggatgGCGAACACGGTCACCGGGCAGATGCACCTGGAGAGCCAG GAGCTGCTGCGGCTGTTTGGTGTGCCGTTCGTGGTGGCGCCCATGGAGGCCGAGGCTCAGTGTGCCGCACTGGACCGCGCTGACCACACCAACGGGACCATCACGGACGACTCGGACGTGTGGCTGTTTGGAGGGAGACACGTCTACAGGAACTTCTTCAGCCAGGACAAATATGTGGAGCACTACCAGTACAGTGACCTGCAGAGCCAACTGG GTCTGGACAGGACCAAACTGATAAACCTGGCGTACCTGCTGGGAAGTGACTACACAGAGGGCGTTCCGGGGGTCGGATATGTGACTGGCATGGAGATACTGAATGAGTTCCCAGGGTCAGGCCTGGAGCCACTCACACAGTTCAG TGAATGGTGGGCCGAGGTCCAGGAGAAGAAGCGCCTGGTGGCTGATCCTCGGGACACGAAGGTCAAGAAAAAGTTGAGAGACCTGAAACTGTATCCTGGTTTCCCCAACCCTGCGGTGGCTCAGGCCTACCTGCAACCTGCCGTGGACCAGTCGGATAACTTCTTCAGCTGGGGACGCCCGCAGCCCAACATGATCAAAGA ATTCTGTCTCAATCGTTTCGGCTGGAGCAgccggaggacggaggagactCTTATGCCTGTGATCAAGCAGCTCAGCAGCCAGCAG ACTCAGCTGCGGATCGACTCATTCTTCCGCATGGAGCAACGGGAAAAGCAGGCGATTTGCAGCGAGCGACTGCGCAGGGCCGTCACCTGCctaaagagaaaggagagaaaagacggagaggaggatggagaggggggCAGCGGCGAGGAAAGCCCGCGCCCATCCACCACCAAGAGAGGCAAGGGTccaaggaaaggagaggagcaggggtCTGTGGCAGGAGGAGGGTTCCTGGGATCGCAGGCGATGGTTGAATCACCTCCTCCATCGGCGAAGGAGGCGAGCAGCACCAGCGGGGAGTATCGCTCGGCCAAGGCCGTCCCCCGGTCTGCTAGGGCCGCGCCTCGGCCTGCCGGGGGCAGAGGCAGCAGCTCCAGTGAAGACAGCGACGGTGGGGGGGACGTTGCTATGGTTACAGCCCGATCCGTCTTTGAAGGCAGCCGACGGGGCCGTGGAGCAAAAAAAAGCTCAAGAGGCGGAGGAAGCAAGAGAGGAAAGGCTCGGGGGAAGAAGTTGTGA
- the mettl21e gene encoding methyltransferase like 21e — protein METQQSKTKDEELAEAIMARCFHPSLIGPEAWEGYVFSDMEIRIKESTDLYGAVLWPSAMVLCHFLETNRDQHNLKDKNVIELGAGTGLVSIVSSLLGAKVTSTDLPDLLGNLQYNVTRNTKGQCKYIPLVTELSWGQGVEQRFPRATHCFDYILAADVVYAHPYLQELMDTFDHLCQENTQILWAMRFRLDRENSFVERFRQRFHLEELYDLPSLSIKLYRAWRRDVRTEDGGEAAA, from the exons ATGGAGACTCAACAGTCCAAGACTAAAGACGAAG agctaGCTGAAGCCATAATGGCTCGGTGTTTCCACCCTTCCTTGATCGGTCCGGAGGCCTGGGAGGGATACGTCTTTTCTGACATGGAGATCCGCATCAAAGAGTCCACAGACCTCTACGGCGCTGTACTCTGGCCCTCA GCGATGGTGTTGTGTCATTTCTTAGAGACCAACCGAGACCAGCACAACCTGAAGGACAAAAATGTGATCGAACTTGGTGCTGGAACCGGGCTCGTCTCCATCGTGTCCAGCTTGTTAG GTGCAAAGGTGACCTCCACCGACCTGCCGGATCTGCTGGGAAACCTTCAGTACAACGTCACACGGAACACCAAGGGCCAATGCAAGTACATCCCTCTG GTCACAGAGCTGAGCTGGGGTCAGGGGGTGGAGCAGCGTTTCCCACGGGCCACTCATTGTTTCGATTACATCCTGGCGGCCGACGTGGTGTACGCCCATCCCTACCTGCAGGAGCTGATGGACACCTTTGACCACCTGTGCCAGGAGAACACACAGATCCTGTGGGCCATGCGCTTTCGTCTGGACCGGGAGAACAGCTTCGTTGAGCGCTTTCGGCAGCGCTTCCACCTGGAGGAGCTGTACGACCTGCCGAGTCTGAGTATCAAACTGTACCGAGCCTGGAGGAGGGACGTGAGGacggaggatggaggagaggccGCCGCCTGA
- the LOC119228734 gene encoding uncharacterized protein LOC119228734, which yields METSSTHLLGEPHYSRNREEEEEEEEEEEEEDEEDEKDGVEEDKEEVKDESASEKLRSPGWSPGFYFRSDREVYYYAGQEIFIDGVLDCYAGTVWPGALALCHYLDTHREQLSLVDKAVLEMGAGTGLLSVVAALLGASVTATDLPEVLGKLRANVMRNTRGRCRFSPQVAALSWGQDLESTFPASVYRYDYVLAADVVYHHDYLDQLLDAMKHFCQPGTKVIWANKVRFENDLTFTENFKKAFHTSLLVEHGEMKIFMATCKEEEGEGDLETQDLTSEEEEENEEEGEDEEEESNKELVAEKHNDIDLHNVNTESRRRTEEPIVLEPVREDKEETNKHESDCEEEIEVEEDEETETDGEEEIADIKADEQQDRTPAWVPSIHSRFGRDVYHYVGHDILIHESIDSYGAVMWPAALALCSFLDNNRTKVNMQGKEVLELGAGTGLVTIVASLLGASVTATDLPEVLGNLRANVMRNTRGRCRFSPQVASLSWGQDLESTYPASVYRYDYVLAADVVYHHDYLDQLLDAMKHFCQPGTKVIWANKVRFENDLTFTENFKKAFHTSLLVEHGEMKIFMATCKQKEGERDLETRSDG from the exons ATGGAGACTTCGTCCACACACCTTTTGGGGGAACCCCATTACAGCAGaaatagagaggaggaggaggaagaggaagaagaggaggaagaggaggatgaggaggatgagaaggatggTGTTGAAGAAGATAAAGAAGAAGTGAAAG ATGAGTCAGCCTCCGAGAAGCTACGCAGCCCGGGCTGGTCTCCGGGCTTCTACTTCAGATCCGACAGGGAGGTCTACTACTATGCCGGCCAGGAGATTTTCATCGACGGGGTCCTAGACTGCTATGCAGGCACCGTATGGCCAGGG GCTCTGGCTCTCTGTCACTACCTGGACACTCATCGTGAACAGCTGAGTCTTGTGGACAAGGCGGTCCTGGAGATGGGAGCAGGAACTGGCCTCCTGTCTGTGGTGGCAGCGCTCCTTG GAGCCTCAGTCACAGCCACAGACCTTCCTGAGGTGTTGGGTAAACTCCGGGCCAATGTGATGAGGAACACCAGGGGTCGCTGCAGATTCTCTCCCCAGGTGGCAGCTCTGTCCTGGGGCCAGGACCTGGAGAGCACCTTCCCTGCATCCGTCTACCGGTATGACTACGTGCTGGCAGCTGACGTGGTCTACCATCACGACTACCTGGACCAGCTCCTGGACGCCATGAAGCATTTCTGCCAACCGGGAACCAAAGTGATCTGGGCCAACAAGGTGAGGTTCGAGAATGATCTGACTTTCACGGAGAACTTTAAGAAGGCTTTTCACACAAGTCTGCTGGTCGAACACGGAGAGATGAAGATTTTCATGGCAAcatgcaaggaagaagagggagaaggggatCTGGAAACACAAGATTTGacgagtgaggaggaggaagaaaatgaggaggagggggaggacgaggaggaggagagcaataAAGAGCTTGTGGCggaaaaacacaatgacattGATCTTCATAATGTCAATACAGAAAGTagaagaagaacagaagaaCCCATTGTGTTAGAGCCTGTAAGAGAAGACAAGGAAGAAACAAACAAGCATGAGTCGGATTGTGAGGAAGAGATAGAGGtagaagaggatgaggagacgGAGACGGACGGAGAGGAAGAAATAGCAG ACATCAAAGCAGATGAACAGCAGGACAGAACTCCAGCCTGGGTTCCCAGTATCCACTCCCGCTTTGGTAGGGATGTCTACCACTACGTGGGACACGACATACTTATTCACGAGTCCATAGACTCCTACGGAGCAGTGATGTGGCCAGCT GCGTTGGCCCTGTGCTCCTTCCTGGACAACAACAGGACGAAGGTGAACATGCAGGGAAAGGAGGTGCTGGAGCTCGGAGCAGGAACTGGACTGGTGACCATCGTGGCCAGTCTGCTGG GAGCCTCAGTCACAGCCACAGACCTTCCTGAGGTGTTGGGTAACCTCCGGGCCAATGTGATGAGGAACACCAGGGGTCGCTGCAGATTCTCTCCCCAGGTGGCATCTCTGTCCTGGGGCCAGGACCTGGAGAGCACCTACCCTGCATCCGTCTACCGGTATGACTACGTGCTGGCAGCTGACGTGGTCTACCATCACGACTACCTGGACCAGCTCCTGGACGCCATGAAGCATTTCTGCCAACCGGGAACCAAAGTGATCTGGGCCAACAAGGTGAGGTTCGAGAATGATCTGACTTTCACGGAGAACTTTAAGAAGGCTTTTCACACGAGTCTGCTGGTCGAACACGGAGAGATGAAGATCTTCATGGCAACATGCAagcagaaagaaggagaaagggaTCTGGAAACAAGATCGGATGgttga